Proteins from one Capricornis sumatraensis isolate serow.1 chromosome 2, serow.2, whole genome shotgun sequence genomic window:
- the RSL24D1 gene encoding probable ribosome biogenesis protein RLP24 → MRIEKCYFCSGPIYPGHGMMFVRNDCKVFRFCKSKCHKNFKKKRNPRKVRWTKAFRKAAGKELTVDNSFEFEKRRNEPVKYQRELWNKTIDAMKRVEEIKQKRQAKFIMNRLKKNKELQKVQDVKEVKQNIHLIRAPLAGKGKQLEDKMVQKLQEDVDMEDVS, encoded by the exons ATGCGGATTGAAAAGTGTTATTTCTGTTCGGGCCCTATCTACCCAGGCCATGGCATGATGTTCGTTCGTAACGATTGCAAG GTGTTCAGATTCTGTAAATCCAAGTGCCataaaaacttcaaaaagaaGCGCAATCCTCGCAAGGTCAGATGGACTAAAGCGTTCCGGAAAGCAGCTGGTAAAGAGCTCACGGTG GATAATTCATTTGAATTTGAAAAACGTAGAAATGAACCTGTCAAATACCAGCGAGAACTATGGAATAAAACCA ttgatgCAATGAAGAGAGTTGAAGAGATCAAACAGAAGCGACAAGCTAAATTTATAATGAACAG gttgaagaaaaataaagaactacAGAAAGTTCAGGACGTTAAAGAGGTCAAGCAAAACATCCATCTTATCCGGGCCCCTCTTGCAG gCAAAGGAAAGCAGCTGGAAGACAAAATGGTACAGAAATTACAAGAGGATGTGGACATGGAAGATGTTTCTTAA